A single window of Streptomyces cathayae DNA harbors:
- the rpoB gene encoding DNA-directed RNA polymerase subunit beta produces the protein MAASRNASTANTNNAASTAPLRISFAKIKEPLEVPNLLALQTESFDWLLGNDAWKARVEAALDSGQDVPTKSGLEEIFEEISPIEDFSGSMSLTFRDHRFEPPKNSIDECKDRDFTYAAPLFVTAEFTNNETGEIKSQTVFMGDFPLMTNKGTFVINGTERVVVSQLVRSPGVYFDSSIDKTSDKDIFSAKIIPSRGAWLEMEIDKRDMVGVRVDRKRKQSVTVLLKALGWTTEQILEEFGEYESMRATLEKDHTQGQDDALLDIYRKLRPGEPPTREAAQTLLENLYFNPKRYDLAKVGRYKVNKKLGADAPLDAGVLTVEDVISTIKYLVKLHAGEIETVGDSGQTIVVETDDIDHFGNRRLRSVGELIQNQVRTGLARMERVVRERMTTQDVEAITPQTLINIRPVVASIKEFFGTSQLSQFMDQNNPLSGLTHKRRLSALGPGGLSRERAGFEVRDVHPSHYGRMCPIETPEGPNIGLIGSLASYGRVNAFGFVETPYRNVSDGQVTDDVDYLTADEEDRFVIAQANAPLTDDLRFAEARVLVRRKGGEVDYVSPDEVDYMDVSPRQMVSVATAMIPFLEHDDANRALMGANMMRQAVPLIRSEAPLVGTGMEYRSAADAGDVVKAEKSGVVQEVSADYITTTNDDGTYITYRLAKFARSNQGTSVNQKVIVNEGDRVVEGQVLADGPATENGEMALGKNLLVAFMPWEGHNYEDAIILSQRLVQDDVLSSIHIEEHEVDARDTKLGPEEITRDIPNVSEEVLADLDERGIIRIGAEVVAGDILVGKVTPKGETELTPEERLLRAIFGEKAREVRDTSLKVPHGEIGKIIGVRVFDREEGDELPPGVNQLVRVYVAQKRKITDGDKLAGRHGNKGVISKILPIEDMPFLEDGTPVDIILNPLGVPSRMNPGQVLEIHLGWLASQGWDVSGLEAEWAERLQVIGADRVEPRTNVATPVFDGAREDELSGLLEHTVPNRDGERMVLPSGKARLFDGRSGEPFPEPISIGYMYILKLHHLVDDKLHARSTGPYSMITQQPLGGKAQFGGQRFGEMEVWALEAYGAAYALQELLTIKSDDVTGRVKVYEAIVKGENIPEPGIPESFKVLIKEMQSLCLNVEVLSSDGMSIEMRDTDEDVFRAAEELGIDLSRREPSSVEEV, from the coding sequence TTGGCCGCCTCGCGCAATGCCTCGACCGCGAATACGAACAACGCTGCCAGCACCGCCCCGCTGCGCATCTCCTTTGCAAAGATCAAGGAGCCCCTCGAGGTTCCGAACCTTCTCGCGCTGCAGACCGAGAGCTTCGACTGGCTGCTCGGCAACGACGCCTGGAAGGCTCGCGTCGAGGCCGCTCTGGACAGCGGTCAGGACGTCCCCACCAAGTCCGGTCTGGAGGAGATCTTCGAGGAGATCTCCCCGATCGAGGACTTCTCCGGGTCGATGTCGCTGACCTTCCGCGATCACCGCTTCGAGCCGCCGAAGAACTCCATCGACGAGTGCAAGGACCGTGACTTCACGTACGCGGCGCCGCTCTTCGTCACCGCCGAGTTCACCAACAACGAGACCGGCGAGATCAAGTCCCAGACCGTCTTCATGGGCGACTTCCCGCTCATGACGAACAAGGGCACCTTCGTCATCAACGGCACCGAGCGTGTCGTGGTGTCGCAGCTGGTCCGTTCGCCGGGTGTCTACTTCGACTCCAGCATCGACAAGACGTCCGACAAGGACATCTTCTCCGCCAAGATCATCCCGTCCCGGGGTGCCTGGCTGGAGATGGAGATCGACAAGCGCGACATGGTCGGCGTCCGCGTCGACCGCAAGCGCAAGCAGTCCGTCACCGTCCTGCTCAAGGCGCTCGGCTGGACCACCGAGCAGATCCTCGAGGAGTTCGGCGAGTACGAGTCCATGCGCGCCACCCTGGAGAAGGACCACACCCAGGGCCAGGACGACGCGCTGCTCGACATCTACCGCAAGCTGCGTCCGGGCGAGCCCCCCACCCGCGAGGCCGCGCAGACGCTGCTCGAGAACCTCTACTTCAACCCCAAGCGCTACGACCTGGCCAAGGTCGGCCGCTACAAGGTCAACAAGAAGCTGGGTGCCGACGCGCCGCTCGACGCGGGCGTGCTGACCGTCGAGGACGTCATCTCGACGATCAAGTACCTGGTGAAGCTGCACGCCGGTGAGATCGAGACCGTCGGTGACAGCGGCCAGACCATCGTCGTCGAGACGGACGACATCGACCACTTCGGCAACCGGCGCCTGCGCAGCGTCGGCGAGCTCATCCAGAACCAGGTCCGTACGGGTCTGGCCCGGATGGAGCGCGTCGTGCGTGAGCGCATGACCACGCAGGACGTCGAGGCGATCACGCCGCAGACCCTGATCAACATCCGGCCGGTCGTCGCCTCCATCAAGGAGTTCTTCGGCACCAGCCAGCTGTCCCAGTTCATGGACCAGAACAACCCGCTGTCCGGGCTGACGCACAAGCGTCGTCTGTCCGCGCTCGGCCCGGGTGGTCTCTCCCGTGAGCGGGCCGGCTTCGAGGTCCGTGACGTGCACCCCTCGCACTACGGCCGCATGTGCCCGATCGAGACGCCCGAAGGCCCGAACATCGGTCTGATCGGCTCGCTCGCCTCCTACGGCCGGGTCAACGCGTTCGGTTTCGTCGAGACCCCCTACCGCAACGTGAGCGACGGCCAGGTCACCGACGACGTCGACTACCTGACCGCCGACGAGGAGGACCGCTTCGTCATCGCGCAGGCCAACGCGCCGCTCACCGACGACCTGCGGTTCGCCGAGGCCCGCGTGCTGGTCCGCCGCAAGGGCGGCGAGGTCGACTACGTCAGCCCCGACGAGGTCGACTACATGGACGTCTCGCCGCGCCAGATGGTGTCGGTCGCGACCGCCATGATCCCCTTCCTCGAGCACGACGACGCCAACCGTGCCCTCATGGGCGCGAACATGATGCGTCAGGCCGTGCCGCTGATCAGGTCCGAGGCCCCGCTCGTCGGCACCGGCATGGAGTACCGCTCCGCCGCCGACGCCGGTGACGTGGTCAAGGCCGAGAAGTCGGGTGTGGTCCAGGAGGTCTCCGCGGACTACATCACCACCACCAACGACGACGGCACGTACATCACGTACCGCCTGGCCAAGTTCGCCCGCTCCAACCAGGGCACCTCGGTCAACCAGAAGGTCATCGTCAACGAGGGCGACCGCGTCGTCGAGGGCCAGGTCCTCGCCGACGGTCCGGCCACCGAGAACGGCGAGATGGCGCTCGGCAAGAACCTGCTGGTCGCGTTCATGCCGTGGGAGGGCCACAACTACGAGGACGCGATCATCCTGTCGCAGCGCCTCGTGCAGGACGACGTCCTCTCCTCGATCCACATCGAGGAGCACGAGGTCGACGCCCGTGACACCAAGCTCGGCCCCGAGGAGATCACCCGGGACATCCCGAACGTCTCCGAGGAGGTCCTCGCCGACCTCGACGAGCGCGGCATCATCCGCATCGGTGCCGAGGTCGTCGCCGGCGACATCCTCGTCGGCAAGGTCACGCCCAAGGGTGAGACCGAGCTGACCCCCGAGGAGCGCCTGCTGCGCGCGATCTTCGGTGAGAAGGCCCGTGAGGTCCGTGACACCTCGCTGAAGGTGCCGCACGGCGAGATCGGCAAGATCATCGGTGTGCGCGTCTTCGACCGCGAGGAGGGCGACGAGCTTCCCCCCGGTGTGAACCAGCTGGTGCGCGTCTACGTCGCGCAGAAGCGCAAGATCACCGACGGTGACAAGCTCGCCGGCCGCCACGGCAACAAGGGCGTCATCTCGAAGATCCTGCCGATCGAGGACATGCCGTTCCTGGAGGACGGCACCCCGGTCGACATCATCCTCAACCCGCTGGGTGTGCCGTCCCGAATGAACCCGGGACAGGTACTGGAGATCCACCTCGGCTGGCTCGCCAGCCAGGGCTGGGACGTCTCCGGCCTCGAGGCGGAGTGGGCCGAGCGCCTCCAGGTGATCGGCGCCGACCGTGTCGAGCCCCGGACGAACGTGGCGACCCCCGTCTTCGACGGTGCCCGTGAGGACGAGCTCAGCGGTCTGCTGGAGCACACCGTCCCGAACCGCGACGGCGAGCGCATGGTGCTCCCGAGCGGTAAGGCGCGGCTGTTCGACGGCCGCTCCGGTGAGCCGTTCCCGGAGCCGATCTCGATCGGCTACATGTACATCCTCAAGCTGCACCACCTGGTCGACGACAAGCTGCACGCCCGCTCGACCGGTCCGTACTCGATGATCACCCAGCAGCCGCTGGGCGGTAAGGCCCAGTTCGGTGGCCAGCGCTTCGGTGAGATGGAGGTGTGGGCGCTGGAGGCGTACGGCGCCGCATACGCCCTCCAGGAGCTGCTGACCATCAAGTCCGACGACGTCACCGGCCGTGTGAAGGTCTACGAGGCCATCGTCAAGGGCGAGAACATCCCCGAGCCGGGCATCCCCGAGTCCTTCAAGGTCCTCATCAAGGAGATGCAGTCCCTGTGCCTGAACGTGGAGGTGCTGTCCAGCGACGGCATGTCCATCGAGATGCGTGACACCGACGAGGACGTCTTCCGCGCTGCGGAGGAGCTCGGCATCGACCTGTCCCGGCGCGAGCCGAGCAGCGTCGAAGAGGTCTGA
- the rplL gene encoding 50S ribosomal protein L7/L12 has protein sequence MAKLTQDELLAQFEGMTLIELSEFVKAFEEKFDVTAAAAVAVAGPAGPAAPVEQAEEKDEFDVILTGAGDKKIQVIKVVRELTSLGLKEAKDLVDGAPKPVVEKVNKEAADKAKEALEGAGASVEVK, from the coding sequence ATGGCGAAGCTCACCCAGGACGAGCTGCTGGCCCAGTTCGAGGGCATGACCCTCATCGAGCTCTCCGAGTTCGTGAAGGCCTTCGAGGAGAAGTTCGACGTCACCGCCGCCGCCGCGGTCGCCGTCGCCGGCCCGGCCGGCCCGGCCGCCCCGGTCGAGCAGGCCGAGGAGAAGGACGAGTTCGACGTCATCCTCACCGGTGCCGGCGACAAGAAGATCCAGGTCATCAAGGTCGTGCGCGAGCTGACCTCCCTCGGCCTGAAGGAGGCCAAGGACCTGGTCGACGGCGCCCCGAAGCCCGTCGTCGAGAAGGTCAACAAGGAAGCCGCCGACAAGGCCAAGGAGGCCCTCGAGGGCGCCGGCGCCTCCGTCGAGGTCAAGTAA
- the rplJ gene encoding 50S ribosomal protein L10, with protein MARPDKAAAVAELTDKFRSSNAAVLTEYRGLTVAQLKTLRRSLGENAQYAVVKNTLTKIAADEAGITLDDQLFAGPTAVAFVTGDPVESAKGLRDFAKDNPNLVIKGGVLDGKALSADEIKKLADLESREVLLSKLAGAFKGKQSQAAQLFQALPSKLVRTVDALRAKQDEQGGAE; from the coding sequence ATGGCGAGGCCCGACAAGGCTGCTGCGGTTGCCGAGCTGACGGACAAGTTCCGCAGCTCCAACGCCGCCGTGCTGACCGAGTACCGCGGTCTCACCGTGGCGCAGCTCAAGACGCTGCGTCGTTCGCTCGGTGAGAACGCCCAGTACGCCGTGGTGAAGAACACGCTGACCAAGATTGCGGCCGACGAGGCCGGGATCACGCTGGACGACCAGCTCTTCGCTGGTCCGACGGCGGTCGCCTTCGTCACCGGTGACCCGGTGGAGTCGGCGAAGGGTCTCCGTGACTTCGCCAAGGACAACCCGAATCTCGTCATCAAGGGCGGTGTCCTTGACGGCAAGGCGCTGTCCGCCGACGAGATCAAGAAGCTTGCGGACCTCGAGTCCCGCGAGGTTCTGCTCTCCAAGCTGGCCGGTGCCTTCAAGGGCAAGCAGTCCCAGGCTGCTCAGCTCTTCCAGGCGCTGCCGTCGAAGCTCGTCCGCACCGTGGACGCGCTCCGTGCCAAGCAGGACGAGCAGGGCGGTGCCGAGTAA
- a CDS encoding LppX_LprAFG lipoprotein, whose product MRNSVPAAGLTALVLAAGAVGCSGGSEESPEMTPAAAVAKAAKNSEDITSFRYTMTGQVPAQGKIEAEASMRVKPDVAMSMQMTAPDAGTQGKVEIRLVDKAMYIGGGAEMAKEMDGKSWMKFDMAELGADAELNELGTPGQAEQNPAAESTFLTGAKDVKKVGTEKIDGVETTHYSGTITLDDLRDSLKKKDAKAAETGEKSIEQYEKMGVESLTMDMWVDGEDHTKQFRMRGDATQGPLDMTIKFLDVNKPVTVEAPPAEETADLAEMMKEAEQG is encoded by the coding sequence ATGAGAAATTCCGTACCTGCTGCCGGACTCACCGCACTCGTTCTTGCGGCCGGCGCGGTCGGCTGTTCCGGTGGCTCCGAGGAGTCGCCCGAGATGACGCCGGCGGCGGCCGTGGCCAAGGCGGCGAAGAACAGCGAGGACATCACGTCCTTCCGGTACACGATGACCGGTCAGGTCCCGGCACAGGGCAAGATCGAGGCCGAGGCGTCGATGCGGGTCAAGCCCGATGTCGCCATGAGCATGCAGATGACGGCGCCCGACGCGGGCACCCAGGGCAAGGTGGAGATCCGGCTCGTCGACAAGGCCATGTACATCGGCGGCGGCGCCGAGATGGCCAAGGAGATGGACGGCAAGAGCTGGATGAAGTTCGACATGGCCGAACTCGGCGCCGACGCGGAGCTGAACGAGCTCGGCACCCCCGGCCAGGCCGAGCAGAACCCGGCCGCCGAGTCGACCTTCCTCACCGGCGCCAAGGACGTGAAGAAGGTCGGCACCGAGAAGATCGACGGGGTCGAGACCACCCACTACTCGGGCACCATCACCCTCGACGACCTGCGCGACTCGCTCAAGAAGAAGGACGCCAAGGCCGCCGAGACCGGCGAGAAGAGCATCGAGCAGTACGAGAAGATGGGCGTCGAGTCGCTCACGATGGACATGTGGGTCGACGGTGAGGACCACACCAAGCAGTTCCGGATGCGCGGCGACGCCACCCAGGGCCCGCTGGACATGACCATCAAGTTCCTCGACGTCAACAAGCCGGTGACGGTCGAGGCCCCGCCGGCCGAGGAGACCGCCGACCTGGCCGAGATGATGAAGGAAGCGGAGCAGGGCTGA
- the rplA gene encoding 50S ribosomal protein L1, with protein sequence MSKRSKSLRAADAKIDREKLYAPLEAVRLAKETSTSKFDGTVEVAFRLGVDPRKADQMVRGTVNLPHGTGKTARVLVFATGDRAEAARAAGADIVGADELIDEVSKGRLDFDAVVATPDLMGKVGRLGRVLGPRGLMPNPKTGTVTPDVTKAVTEIKGGKIEFRVDKHSNLHFIIGKTSFDETKLVENYGAALDEILRLKPSAAKGRYIKKAGMTTTMGPGIPLDPNRTRNLLVEEDPAAV encoded by the coding sequence GTGAGCAAGCGCAGCAAGTCTCTCCGCGCTGCGGACGCCAAGATCGACCGGGAGAAGCTGTACGCCCCGCTCGAGGCCGTCCGTCTCGCCAAGGAGACCTCCACGTCCAAGTTCGACGGCACCGTCGAGGTCGCCTTCCGTCTGGGTGTCGACCCGCGTAAGGCCGACCAGATGGTCCGTGGCACCGTGAACCTCCCGCACGGCACCGGCAAGACCGCCCGGGTCCTGGTCTTCGCGACCGGCGACCGTGCCGAGGCCGCGCGTGCCGCGGGCGCCGACATCGTCGGCGCCGACGAACTGATCGACGAGGTGTCGAAGGGCCGTCTGGACTTCGACGCCGTCGTCGCCACCCCGGACCTCATGGGCAAGGTCGGCCGCCTCGGCCGCGTGCTCGGTCCCCGTGGTCTCATGCCGAACCCCAAGACCGGCACCGTGACCCCGGACGTCACCAAGGCCGTCACCGAGATCAAGGGTGGCAAGATCGAGTTCCGCGTCGACAAGCACTCGAACCTGCACTTCATCATCGGCAAGACGTCCTTCGACGAGACCAAGCTGGTGGAGAACTACGGCGCCGCGCTGGACGAGATCCTCCGTCTGAAGCCGTCCGCCGCGAAGGGCCGCTACATCAAGAAGGCCGGGATGACCACCACGATGGGTCCCGGCATTCCGCTCGACCCGAACCGCACCCGCAACCTCCTCGTCGAGGAGGACCCGGCGGCGGTCTGA
- the rplK gene encoding 50S ribosomal protein L11: MPPKKKKVTGLIKLQIQAGAANPAPPVGPALGQHGVNIMEFCKAYNAATESQRGWVIPVEITVYEDRSFTFITKTPPAAKMILKAAGVDKGSGEPHLTKVAKITRDQVREIATTKLPDLNANDLDAAEKIIAGTARSMGVTVEG; this comes from the coding sequence ATGCCTCCCAAGAAGAAGAAGGTCACGGGGCTCATCAAGCTCCAGATCCAGGCCGGTGCCGCCAACCCGGCTCCGCCGGTCGGCCCCGCGCTGGGTCAGCACGGCGTCAACATCATGGAGTTCTGCAAGGCCTACAACGCCGCGACCGAGTCGCAGCGTGGCTGGGTCATCCCGGTGGAGATCACGGTCTACGAGGACCGTTCCTTCACCTTCATCACCAAGACTCCGCCGGCCGCCAAGATGATCCTCAAGGCCGCGGGTGTGGACAAGGGCTCCGGCGAGCCGCACCTGACCAAGGTCGCGAAGATCACGCGTGACCAGGTCCGCGAGATCGCCACCACCAAGCTGCCCGACCTCAACGCCAACGACCTGGACGCCGCCGAGAAGATCATCGCCGGCACCGCCCGTTCCATGGGCGTCACGGTCGAGGGCTGA
- the nusG gene encoding transcription termination/antitermination protein NusG, whose amino-acid sequence MSDPNVNDAVEPRGEGAESVEDELDAVEDADSEVSGTSAEVEAADAAADETEEADAAGETDGTEEAAGEVEDVRDPVEKLREELRALPGEWYVIHTYAGYEKRVKANLEQRAVSLNVEDLVYQAEVPEEEIVQIKNGERKTVKQNKLPGYVLVRMDLTDQSWGAVRHTPGVTGFVGDAFNPYPLTLDEIVKMLAPEAEEKAAREAAEAEGKPVPQRKVEVQVLDFEVGDSVTVTDGPFATLQATINEINPDSKKVKGLVEIFGRETPVELSFDQIQKN is encoded by the coding sequence GTGTCTGACCCGAACGTGAACGACGCCGTTGAGCCTCGCGGCGAAGGGGCCGAGTCCGTCGAGGACGAGCTCGACGCCGTCGAGGACGCGGACAGCGAGGTCTCCGGGACCTCCGCCGAGGTCGAGGCTGCCGACGCCGCCGCGGACGAGACCGAGGAAGCCGACGCCGCCGGGGAGACCGACGGAACCGAGGAAGCCGCCGGGGAGGTCGAGGACGTCCGTGACCCGGTGGAGAAGCTCCGCGAGGAACTGCGGGCACTGCCCGGCGAGTGGTACGTCATCCACACCTACGCGGGCTACGAGAAGCGCGTGAAGGCCAACCTGGAGCAGCGGGCCGTCTCGCTCAACGTCGAGGACCTCGTCTATCAGGCCGAGGTGCCCGAGGAAGAGATCGTCCAGATCAAGAACGGCGAGCGTAAGACGGTCAAGCAGAACAAGCTGCCCGGCTACGTCCTGGTCCGCATGGACCTCACCGACCAGTCCTGGGGCGCGGTGCGTCACACGCCGGGTGTCACGGGCTTCGTCGGTGACGCCTTCAACCCGTACCCGTTGACCCTGGACGAGATCGTCAAGATGCTGGCCCCGGAGGCCGAGGAGAAGGCCGCCCGTGAGGCCGCCGAGGCCGAGGGCAAGCCGGTTCCGCAGCGCAAGGTCGAGGTCCAGGTGCTGGACTTCGAGGTCGGCGACTCGGTCACCGTCACCGACGGTCCGTTCGCCACGCTCCAGGCGACCATCAACGAGATCAACCCGGACTCCAAGAAGGTCAAGGGCCTGGTGGAGATCTTCGGCCGCGAGACGCCGGTCGAGCTCTCCTTCGACCAGATCCAGAAGAACTGA
- the secE gene encoding preprotein translocase subunit SecE, with product MTDAVGSIDMPDAEDDTPDARKKNRRGGKRAKKGPLKRLALFYRQIVAELRKVVWPTRSQLSSYTTAVIIFVVFMIGLVTLFDYGFGHAAKYVFG from the coding sequence GTGACGGACGCCGTGGGCTCCATCGACATGCCTGATGCCGAGGACGATACGCCGGACGCCAGGAAGAAGAACCGCAGGGGCGGCAAGCGGGCCAAGAAGGGCCCACTGAAGCGTCTCGCGCTCTTCTACCGGCAGATTGTGGCGGAGCTTCGTAAGGTCGTCTGGCCGACCCGTAGCCAGTTGTCGTCGTACACCACCGCAGTGATCATCTTCGTGGTCTTCATGATCGGCCTGGTCACTTTGTTCGACTACGGTTTCGGTCACGCCGCCAAGTACGTCTTCGGCTGA
- a CDS encoding pyridoxal phosphate-dependent aminotransferase, with protein MSAATPPTERRVSARVGAISESATLAVDAKAKALKAAGRPVIGFGAGEPDFPTPDYIVDAAIEACRNPKYHRYTPAGGLPELKAAIAAKTLRDSGYEVDPAQVLVTNGGKQAIYEAFAAILDPGDEVIVPAPYWTTYPESIRLAGGVPVEVVADETTGYRVSVEQLEAARTERTKVVLFVSPSNPTGAVYSAEDAEAIGRWAVEHGLWVLTDEIYEHLVYGDAVFTSLPAVLPELRDKCIVVNGVAKTYAMTGWRVGWIIGPKDVVKAATNLQSHATSNVSNVAQVAALAAVSGSLDAVATMREAFDRRRRTIVRMLNEIDGVVCPEPEGAFYAYPSVKALIGKEIRGKRPQNSVELAALILEEVEVAVVPGEAFGTPGYLRLSYALGDEDLVEGVSRIQKLLAEARD; from the coding sequence ATGAGCGCTGCAACCCCTCCCACCGAGCGCCGGGTCTCCGCCCGCGTCGGTGCGATCTCCGAGTCCGCCACCCTCGCCGTGGACGCCAAGGCCAAAGCCCTCAAGGCCGCCGGGCGTCCGGTGATCGGCTTCGGCGCCGGTGAACCCGACTTCCCGACTCCGGACTACATCGTCGACGCCGCGATCGAGGCGTGCAGGAACCCGAAGTACCACCGGTACACGCCGGCCGGCGGACTGCCCGAGCTGAAGGCCGCGATCGCCGCGAAGACGCTGCGCGACTCCGGCTACGAGGTGGACCCCGCGCAGGTCCTCGTCACCAACGGCGGCAAGCAGGCCATCTACGAGGCCTTCGCCGCGATCCTCGACCCGGGGGACGAGGTCATCGTCCCGGCGCCGTACTGGACGACGTACCCGGAGTCGATCCGGCTGGCCGGCGGTGTCCCGGTCGAGGTCGTCGCCGACGAGACGACCGGCTACCGGGTCAGCGTGGAGCAGCTGGAGGCCGCGCGGACGGAGAGGACCAAGGTCGTCCTGTTCGTCTCCCCCTCCAACCCCACCGGCGCGGTCTACAGCGCCGAGGACGCCGAGGCGATCGGCCGCTGGGCGGTCGAGCACGGGCTGTGGGTGCTGACCGACGAGATCTACGAGCACCTGGTCTACGGCGACGCCGTCTTCACCTCGCTGCCCGCCGTCCTGCCCGAGCTGCGGGACAAGTGCATCGTGGTCAACGGCGTCGCCAAGACGTACGCGATGACCGGCTGGCGGGTCGGCTGGATCATCGGCCCGAAGGACGTCGTGAAGGCGGCGACCAACCTCCAGTCCCACGCCACGTCGAACGTGTCCAACGTCGCCCAGGTGGCGGCGCTGGCCGCGGTCTCCGGCTCCCTGGACGCGGTCGCCACGATGCGTGAGGCCTTCGACCGCCGGCGCCGGACCATCGTGCGGATGCTCAACGAGATCGACGGCGTGGTCTGCCCGGAGCCCGAGGGCGCGTTCTACGCCTACCCGTCGGTGAAGGCCCTGATCGGCAAGGAGATCCGGGGCAAGCGGCCGCAGAACTCCGTCGAACTGGCCGCGCTCATCCTGGAGGAGGTCGAGGTCGCGGTCGTACCCGGTGAGGCCTTCGGCACCCCGGGGTACCTGCGGTTGTCCTACGCGCTGGGCGACGAGGACCTGGTGGAGGGCGTGAGCCGGATCCAGAAGCTGCTGGCGGAGGCACGGGACTGA
- a CDS encoding adenosine deaminase: protein MERVRDVSLLPKAHLHLHFTGSMRPATVLELADKYGVRLPETLTEALTSGEPPSLRATDERGWFRFQRLYDAARSCLREPEDIYRLVLEAAEEDLKDGSGWLEIQVDPTSYAPRLGGLIPALEIILDAVDVARRDTGLGIRVLVAANRMKHHLDARTLARLAVRYADRGVVGFGLSNDERRGMARDFDRAFAIARDGGLLSAPHGGELTGPASVRDCLDDLEADRIGHGVRAAEDPRLLQRLADRQVTCEVCPASNVALGVYEKPGDVPLRRLFEAGVPLALGADDPLLFGSRLAAQYEIARRYHGFTDAELAELARQSVRGSVAPEDVKAELLAGIDAWLVGPGT, encoded by the coding sequence ATGGAACGTGTACGTGATGTCTCCCTGCTGCCGAAAGCCCACCTGCACCTGCACTTCACCGGGTCGATGCGGCCCGCCACCGTGCTGGAGCTGGCCGACAAGTACGGCGTGCGCCTCCCCGAGACGCTGACCGAGGCGCTGACCAGCGGGGAACCACCGAGTCTGCGGGCCACGGACGAGCGGGGCTGGTTCCGGTTCCAGCGGCTGTACGACGCCGCCCGCTCCTGCCTGAGGGAGCCGGAGGACATCTACCGGCTGGTGCTGGAGGCGGCGGAGGAGGACCTGAAGGACGGCTCGGGCTGGCTGGAGATCCAGGTGGACCCCACGTCGTACGCACCGCGGCTGGGCGGGCTGATTCCGGCGCTGGAGATCATCCTGGACGCGGTGGACGTGGCGCGGCGGGACACCGGGCTCGGGATCAGGGTGCTGGTCGCCGCGAACCGGATGAAGCACCACCTGGACGCGCGCACGCTGGCCCGGCTGGCGGTGCGGTACGCCGACCGGGGGGTCGTCGGGTTCGGCCTGTCCAACGACGAGCGGCGCGGAATGGCCCGGGACTTCGACCGGGCGTTCGCCATCGCGCGCGACGGCGGGCTGCTGTCGGCGCCGCACGGGGGTGAGCTGACCGGACCCGCGTCCGTGCGCGACTGCCTGGACGACCTGGAGGCCGACCGGATCGGGCACGGGGTGCGGGCGGCGGAGGACCCTCGGCTGCTGCAGCGGCTCGCGGACCGGCAGGTGACGTGCGAGGTGTGCCCGGCGTCGAATGTGGCGCTGGGGGTGTACGAGAAGCCGGGGGACGTGCCGTTGCGGCGGCTGTTCGAGGCGGGCGTGCCGCTCGCGCTGGGGGCGGACGATCCGTTGCTGTTCGGCTCGCGGCTGGCGGCGCAGTACGAGATCGCGCGCCGGTACCACGGGTTCACGGACGCGGAGCTGGCGGAGCTGGCGCGGCAGTCGGTGCGGGGGTCAGTGGCACCGGAGGACGTCAAGGCTGAGCTGCTGGCGGGGATCGACGCGTGGCTGGTGGGGCCGGGGACATGA